In Rhodobacter xanthinilyticus, a single window of DNA contains:
- a CDS encoding ArsR/SmtB family transcription factor, giving the protein MIHRAQDASNLLKALAHEGRLMIMCHLSSGEKSVTELEGLLATRQAAVSQQLARLRLEGLVSCRREGKAIYYSLSDPRAARVVATIYELFCNDA; this is encoded by the coding sequence ATGATCCACCGCGCGCAGGATGCCTCGAACCTGCTCAAGGCGCTCGCCCATGAGGGGCGGCTGATGATCATGTGCCACCTGAGCTCCGGCGAGAAATCGGTGACCGAGCTCGAGGGGCTTTTGGCCACGCGGCAGGCGGCGGTGAGCCAGCAGCTTGCGCGGCTGCGCCTCGAGGGGCTGGTGAGCTGCCGGCGCGAGGGCAAGGCGATCTATTATTCGCTCTCGGACCCGCGCGCGGCGCGGGTGGTGGCGACGATTTACGAGCTCTTTTGCAACGACGCCTGA
- a CDS encoding magnesium transporter CorA family protein, which produces MLYAFQPGTRGLQRLGQESPMSPGSELERALWIDLYRPLDSQAAAVAALGIEVPTLADMEEIEISNRLYREENADVMTVVLPGLTPDGAQISGPVSFILTERRLVTVRHHAPRSFETFPDRADRSAAGCASAERIFLGLIEEIIARQADLLEGVGRTLDRVSAQVLSGKKISPSELQLALEEVGRQGELVGRVKLALLTLERALSFFDQTLGTNPQGKELRSIVKSQMRDIGSLTVHGDFLSSRVSLSVDATLGMINLAQNVTVRIVSVVAALFMPPTMIASIYGMNFHHMPELDNPWGYPLALGLMAASAVGTWAFFKWKDWL; this is translated from the coding sequence ATGCTCTACGCCTTCCAGCCGGGCACCCGCGGCCTGCAACGGCTCGGCCAGGAGAGCCCGATGAGCCCCGGATCGGAGCTCGAGCGCGCGCTCTGGATCGACCTCTACCGCCCCCTCGACAGCCAGGCCGCGGCGGTGGCGGCGCTCGGCATCGAGGTGCCGACGCTCGCCGACATGGAAGAGATCGAGATCTCGAACCGCCTCTACCGCGAGGAAAACGCCGATGTGATGACGGTCGTTCTGCCCGGGCTGACGCCGGACGGCGCGCAGATCTCCGGCCCGGTGAGCTTCATCCTGACCGAGCGCCGCCTCGTCACCGTGCGCCACCATGCGCCGCGCAGCTTCGAGACCTTCCCCGACCGCGCCGATCGCTCCGCCGCGGGCTGCGCGAGCGCCGAGCGGATCTTTCTGGGCCTGATCGAGGAGATCATCGCGCGGCAGGCGGACCTGCTCGAAGGGGTAGGGCGCACCCTCGACCGGGTCTCGGCGCAGGTGCTCTCGGGCAAGAAGATCTCGCCCTCCGAGCTGCAACTCGCGCTTGAAGAGGTCGGCCGGCAGGGCGAACTCGTCGGCCGGGTGAAGCTCGCGCTGCTTACCCTCGAACGCGCGCTCTCCTTCTTCGACCAGACGCTCGGCACCAACCCGCAGGGCAAGGAGCTGCGCTCCATCGTGAAAAGCCAGATGCGCGACATCGGTTCGCTCACCGTGCACGGCGATTTTCTCAGCTCGCGCGTGTCGCTCTCGGTCGATGCCACGCTCGGCATGATCAACCTCGCGCAGAACGTCACCGTGCGGATCGTCTCGGTGGTGGCCGCGCTCTTCATGCCGCCGACGATGATCGCCTCGATCTACGGGATGAACTTCCACCACATGCCCGAGCTCGACAACCCCTGGGGCTATCCCCTGGCGCTGGGGCTGATGGCGGCCTCGGCGGTGGGCACCTGGGCCTTCTTCAAGTGGAAAGATTGGCTCTGA
- a CDS encoding retropepsin-like aspartic protease family protein — MDSQTLARLIYLGLLAVAVGGYFVIEFRRRPQRTLQQAMLWGLIFLGTLAAVGLWNDVRRGVMPSQSVLADGRIEAPLAPDGHYYLTAAVNGVPVRFVVDTGATDIVLTARDAARVGLDVAGLAYVGQARTANGVIRTAPVRLASMELGPIHDANVRAVVNDAEMDTSLMGMTYLTRFARVEITRDRLVLER; from the coding sequence ATGGACAGCCAGACCCTCGCCCGCCTGATCTATCTTGGCCTCCTTGCCGTCGCGGTGGGGGGCTATTTCGTGATCGAGTTCCGCCGCCGCCCGCAGCGCACGCTGCAACAGGCGATGCTCTGGGGGCTGATCTTTCTCGGCACGCTGGCCGCGGTCGGGCTCTGGAACGATGTCCGCCGCGGCGTGATGCCGAGCCAATCGGTGCTCGCCGATGGCCGGATCGAGGCGCCGCTCGCCCCCGACGGGCATTACTACCTCACCGCGGCGGTGAACGGCGTGCCGGTGCGCTTTGTCGTCGACACGGGCGCCACCGATATCGTGCTGACCGCGCGCGACGCGGCGCGCGTCGGGCTCGATGTGGCGGGGCTCGCCTATGTCGGCCAGGCGCGCACCGCCAATGGCGTGATCCGCACCGCGCCGGTGCGGCTTGCCTCGATGGAGCTCGGCCCGATCCATGACGCCAATGTCCGCGCGGTGGTGAACGACGCCGAGATGGATACCTCGCTGATGGGGATGACCTATCTGACCCGCTTCGCCCGCGTCGAGATCACCCGCGACCGGCTGGTGCTCGAGCGCTGA
- a CDS encoding MarC family protein: MVLAEYITAFVTLFVVVDPIGLAPLFIALTQGQSARARIKVGLRATLIAAGLLTLFGLFGDKILLGIGISMPAFRIAGGVLLFLTALDMLFERRTQRREGQQAEPAHDPSVFPLATPLIAGPGAMATMILLAGAPDATATDILGVHLVMLAVLACVFALFLVATPLERLLGRTGTMVVTRLLGMLLAALAIQFILDGLKGAGLMGG, from the coding sequence ATGGTCCTTGCCGAATATATCACCGCTTTCGTCACCCTCTTCGTCGTGGTCGACCCGATCGGCCTCGCGCCGCTCTTCATCGCGCTCACCCAGGGCCAGTCGGCGCGCGCGCGCATCAAGGTAGGGCTGCGCGCCACGCTGATCGCGGCGGGGCTTCTGACGCTCTTCGGGCTCTTCGGCGACAAGATCCTGCTTGGCATCGGCATCTCGATGCCCGCCTTCCGCATCGCGGGGGGCGTGCTTCTGTTCCTGACCGCGCTCGATATGCTCTTCGAGCGCCGCACCCAGCGCCGCGAGGGCCAGCAGGCCGAGCCCGCGCACGACCCCTCGGTCTTCCCCCTCGCCACGCCGCTGATCGCGGGCCCGGGCGCGATGGCGACGATGATCCTGCTCGCCGGCGCCCCCGATGCCACCGCCACCGATATCCTCGGCGTCCATCTCGTCATGCTGGCGGTTCTGGCCTGCGTCTTTGCGCTCTTCCTCGTCGCGACCCCGCTCGAGCGGCTTTTGGGGCGCACCGGCACGATGGTGGTGACGCGGCTTCTCGGCATGCTCCTCGCCGCGCTCGCGATCCAGTTCATCCTCGACGGGCTGAAAGGCGCCGGGCTGATGGGCGGCTGA
- a CDS encoding helix-turn-helix transcriptional regulator: MPRNDRLQSLIVILRDGEMHRARDLAARLGVSERTIWRDMAELQAFGVPVQGSRGVGYMLRRALALPPLVLTPEEVAALGHLLRLAEAHVDTRIGAGARSLAAKIRAALPPEAEEDENPVEIAPSPPLAPPDAAR; the protein is encoded by the coding sequence ATGCCCCGCAACGACCGTTTGCAAAGCCTGATCGTGATCTTGCGCGATGGCGAGATGCACCGCGCCCGCGATCTGGCGGCGCGACTCGGGGTCTCGGAGCGCACGATCTGGCGCGACATGGCCGAGCTGCAGGCCTTCGGCGTGCCGGTGCAGGGCAGCCGCGGCGTGGGCTACATGCTGCGCCGGGCGCTGGCGCTGCCGCCGCTCGTGCTCACCCCCGAGGAGGTCGCCGCGCTCGGCCATCTGCTGCGCCTCGCCGAGGCCCATGTCGATACGCGCATCGGCGCAGGCGCGCGCTCGCTCGCGGCGAAGATCCGCGCCGCCCTGCCCCCCGAGGCGGAGGAGGACGAAAACCCGGTCGAGATCGCCCCCTCGCCCCCTCTGGCGCCGCCCGACGCGGCGCGCTAG
- a CDS encoding twin-arginine translocase TatA/TatE family subunit — MLNNIGIPGLLLIAVVVLVLFGKGKVSSLMGEVGKGITAFKKGVNDGAKEVEDAKAEAAKDVTSEKDKV, encoded by the coding sequence ATGCTCAACAATATCGGTATCCCCGGCCTGCTCCTGATCGCGGTCGTCGTGCTCGTGCTTTTCGGCAAGGGCAAGGTCAGCTCGCTGATGGGCGAGGTCGGCAAGGGCATCACCGCCTTCAAGAAGGGCGTGAATGATGGCGCCAAGGAGGTCGAGGATGCGAAAGCCGAGGCCGCCAAGGATGTGACCTCCGAGAAGGACAAGGTCTGA